A genomic segment from Gossypium hirsutum isolate 1008001.06 chromosome D04, Gossypium_hirsutum_v2.1, whole genome shotgun sequence encodes:
- the LOC107937413 gene encoding uncharacterized protein At5g19025 isoform X2 codes for MRSISVCNSVDQASPMANSGNSSDLMMNPKSASSKGNFCKKQKVFNPPQKVFNPPSCLKIPSCERSRSAAVDVVILIAVIAAFGILLFPTIKCISLKVIEFIEAAYDLVRDEMMISPMIYGSIGLGFSCSAIAAWILLLCTTRKCGNPHCKGLNKATEFDIQLETEECVKNLSPTVKDGVSKGLLQLLHNRHKELEAELKRLAPVNGRAVLVFRAKCGCSVGRLEVPGLKKQRKIKK; via the exons ATGAG GTCAATCTCCGTCTGCAATTCGGTTGACCAGGCTTCTCCAATGGCAAATTCTGGGAATTCAAGTGATCTCATGATGAACCCCAAATCAGcgtcatcaaagggcaatttttgtAAGAAACAAAAGGTATTCAATCCGCCACAAAAGGTATTCAATCCACCAAGTTGTTTAAAAATCCCCTCTTGTGAAAGATCAAGATCTGCTGCCGTTGATGTTGTAATCTTAATTGCTGTGATTGCTGCTTTTGGAATCTTATTGTTTCCAACTATAAAATGCATATCTTTGAAAGTGATTGAATTCATCGAAGCTGCATATGATTTGGTTAGAGATGAAATGATGATATCTCCAATGATATACGGATCCATAGGACTTGGTTTTTCTTGTTCTGCAATAGCTGCTTGGATTTTGCTTCTTTGTACAACTAGGAAATGTGGGAACCCTCACTGTAAAGGGCTCAATAAGGCCACCGAATTCGATATTCAGTTGGAAACCGAGGAGTGTGTTAAGAACTTGAGCCCTACGGTTAAAGATGGTGTTTCCAAAGGACTTCTCCAATTGCTGCACAATCGTCACAAGGAATTGGAAGCCGAGCTAAAGAGGCTGGCACCGGTTAATGGAAGAGCAGTGCTTGTGTTTCGAGCTAAATGTGGATGTTCCGTTGGCAGATTGGAGGTTCCGGGACTGAAGAAGCAAAGAAAGATCAAGAAATAG
- the LOC107937413 gene encoding uncharacterized protein At5g19025 isoform X1, whose product MVYFHRSISVCNSVDQASPMANSGNSSDLMMNPKSASSKGNFCKKQKVFNPPQKVFNPPSCLKIPSCERSRSAAVDVVILIAVIAAFGILLFPTIKCISLKVIEFIEAAYDLVRDEMMISPMIYGSIGLGFSCSAIAAWILLLCTTRKCGNPHCKGLNKATEFDIQLETEECVKNLSPTVKDGVSKGLLQLLHNRHKELEAELKRLAPVNGRAVLVFRAKCGCSVGRLEVPGLKKQRKIKK is encoded by the coding sequence ATGGTATATTTCCATAGGTCAATCTCCGTCTGCAATTCGGTTGACCAGGCTTCTCCAATGGCAAATTCTGGGAATTCAAGTGATCTCATGATGAACCCCAAATCAGcgtcatcaaagggcaatttttgtAAGAAACAAAAGGTATTCAATCCGCCACAAAAGGTATTCAATCCACCAAGTTGTTTAAAAATCCCCTCTTGTGAAAGATCAAGATCTGCTGCCGTTGATGTTGTAATCTTAATTGCTGTGATTGCTGCTTTTGGAATCTTATTGTTTCCAACTATAAAATGCATATCTTTGAAAGTGATTGAATTCATCGAAGCTGCATATGATTTGGTTAGAGATGAAATGATGATATCTCCAATGATATACGGATCCATAGGACTTGGTTTTTCTTGTTCTGCAATAGCTGCTTGGATTTTGCTTCTTTGTACAACTAGGAAATGTGGGAACCCTCACTGTAAAGGGCTCAATAAGGCCACCGAATTCGATATTCAGTTGGAAACCGAGGAGTGTGTTAAGAACTTGAGCCCTACGGTTAAAGATGGTGTTTCCAAAGGACTTCTCCAATTGCTGCACAATCGTCACAAGGAATTGGAAGCCGAGCTAAAGAGGCTGGCACCGGTTAATGGAAGAGCAGTGCTTGTGTTTCGAGCTAAATGTGGATGTTCCGTTGGCAGATTGGAGGTTCCGGGACTGAAGAAGCAAAGAAAGATCAAGAAATAG
- the LOC107937414 gene encoding E3 ubiquitin-protein ligase SIRP1, giving the protein MEAIARKKVEEGYDCSICLEKFKEEEEGSEMPCKHVFHSDCVEKWLRINRSCPVCRFVMPDEEGESSGGVEGNGNLGILGSGNQEIVQSVVTVSSLANLIALAMTASGDLSAESRVDNYDDDAEAYPSTGLVLSRTMIFHTGRSQY; this is encoded by the exons ATGGAAGCAATTGCGAGGAAAAAAGTGGAAGAAGGGTACGATTGTTCGATTTGTTTGGAAAAGTTTAAAGAGGAGGAAGAAGGAAGTGAGATGCCATGTAAGCATGTGTTTCATTCCGATTGTGTTGAAAAGTGGCTGCGCATCAATCGGTCCTGCCCGGTTTGTCGGTTTGTGATGCCGGATGAGGAGGGTGAAAGCAGCGGCGGCGTTGAGGGCAATGGTAATTTGGGAATATTGGGATCGGGAAATCAGGAGATTGTACAGTCGGTTGTAACAGTATCTAGCTTGGCTAATTTGATAGCATTAGCAATGACGGCTTCAG GGGACTTAAGTGCAGAGAGTAGAGTAGATaattatgatgatgatgctgaagcATACCCTTCTACAGGACTAGTATTGAGTCGCACAATGATCTTCCATACGGGTAGAAGTCAATATTGA
- the LOC107937408 gene encoding DCN1-like protein 1 produces the protein MAHEVRTIIRRSIGGRTESLEVKALQWHQYYTQYEGGSDKLEWGTYKEEYMKARFDLQEFDDPMADLVNLKYNKLRTGYEHVCDGEGYRQGEESQRAKFTRDALNQLLKMVESRMRERHMYVFTHDSQLDAVSRAVAAWRLVLAGRFRLLNQWCDFVEKNQRHNISEDTWQQVLAFSRCVHETLEGYDPEGAWPVLIDDFVEHMYRISGSNKDTNGFCSYGDSGSQLCAYDDSLPGLKLGPGLKRKLRECNNDKMESLEPLFSSSPNPNCTSNSKRRFILCRSDEREDNLPQNSCDESMEIVKQSSPVGSSKSPCAVEGCMSKGLAGLLSCCSYFAV, from the exons ATGGCTCATGAAGTTAGAACAATAATTCGTCGTAGCATCGGTGGTAGAACAGAAAGTCTAGAGGTAAAAGCTTTACAGTGGCACCAATATTACACTCAATACGAAGGAGGGTCTGATAAGTTGGAATGGGGTACTTACAAGGAAGAGTACATGAAGGCCAGATTTGACCTACAAGAGTTTGATGATCCAATGGCTGACTTGGTAAATCTCAAGTACAATA AACTTAGAACAGGATATGAGCATGTTTGTGATGGAGAAGGCTACCGACAAGGCGAGGAATCACAAAGAGCTAAGTTCACTAGGGACGCATTGAACCAACTCTTAAAGATGGTGGAATCAAGGATGCGTGAGAGGCATATGTATGTATTTACGCATGATT CTCAACTTGATG CTGTAAGCAGGGCAGTTGCTGCTTGGAGATTAGTCTTAGCAGGCAGGTTCCGTTTGCTTAACCAATGGTGTGACTTTGTTGAG aaaAATCAGCGGCACAATATTTCTGAGGATACATGGCAGCAAGTTTTAGCTTTTAGTCGGTGTGTGCATGAAACCCTAGAAGGGTATGATCCTGAAG GTGCTTGGCCCGTTTTAATCGATGACTTTGTTGAGCATATGTACAG AATTTCGGGGTCGAATAAAGATACAAACGGTTTCTGTAGCTATGGTGATTCAGGGTCCCAGTTGTGTGCATATGATGACTCTTTGCCCG GATTAAAACTAGGTCCGGGGTTGAAGAGGAAGTTGCGTGAATGTAACAATGATAAAATGGAGTCCTTGGAACCATTATTCTCGAGCTCTCCGAACCCGAATTGCACATCAAATTCCAAGAGAAGGTTTATTTTGTGCCGATCTGATGAGAGGGAAGATAATCTTCCCCAGAATTCATGCGATGAAAGCATGGAAATTGTTAAACAAAGTAGTCCGGTGGGTTCTTCCAAGTCTCCATGTGCAGTTGAAGGTTGCATGTCAAAGGGTTTAGCAGGGCTGTTATCGTGTTGCTCGTATTTTGCAGTTTGA
- the LOC107937406 gene encoding probable calcium-binding protein CML46 codes for METSSANSNSNMILLFNGFSCYNTVKSYVSRYWSFSPQSQTSDWDLKNQKSGFSSKEVLSGGERICRKEVEILMGNLGIFCSQESEEQLNESYSCEEISRLFEKEPSLEEVKQAFDVFDVNKDGFIDAEELQRVLCVLGLKQGLKLENCNNMINTFDEDGDGRIDFQEFVKFMENSFC; via the coding sequence ATGGAAACATCATCTGCAAACTCAAACTCCAATATGATACTGTTGTTCAATGGTTTTTCATGTTATAACACCGTTAAAAGTTATGTCTCAAGATATTGGTCGTTTTCCCCACAATCCCAGACTTCAGATTGGGACCTGAAGAACCAGAAATCTGGGTTTTCAAGCAAGGAAGTTTTATCTGGTGGTGAGAGAATATGCAGAAAAGAAGTGGAGATTTTGATGGGGAACCTGGGGATTTTTTGCAGCCAAGAAAGTGAAGAACAGTTGAATGAATCATACAGTTGTGAGGAGATTTCAAGGTTGTTTGAAAAAGAGCCAAGCTTGGAAGAAGTGAAGCAAGCTTTTGATGTTTTTGATGTGAATAAAGATGGGTTTATTGATGCAGAGGAATTGCAGAGAGTTCTGTGTGTTTTGGGGTTGAAACAAGGTTTAAAGCTGGAAAACTGCAACAACATGATCAATACCTTTGATGAAGATGGTGATGGCAGAATAGATTTTCAGGAATTTGTAAAATTCATGGAGAACAGTTTTTGCTGA
- the LOC107937402 gene encoding uncharacterized protein At5g19025 — MVYFHRSISACNSADQASPMANSGNSSDLMMNRKSASSKGNFCKKQKVFNPPSCLKIPSCERSRSAAVDVVILIAVIAAFGILLFPTIKCISLKVIEFIEAAYDLVRDEMMISPMIYGSIGLGFSCSAIAAWILLLCTTRKCGNPHCKGLNKATEFDIQLETEECVKNLCPTVKDGVSKGLLQLLHNRHKELEAELKRLAPVNGRAVLVFRAKCGCSVGRLEVPGLKKQRKIKK; from the coding sequence ATGGTATATTTCCATAGATCAATCTCCGCCTGCAACTCGGCTGACCAGGCTTCTCCAATGGCAAATTCTGGGAATTCAAGTGATCTCATGATGAACCGCAAATCAGcgtcatcaaagggcaatttttgtAAGAAACAAAAGGTATTCAATCCCCCAAGTTGTTTAAAAATCCCCTCTTGTGAAAGATCAAGATCTGCTGCCGTTGATGTTGTAATCTTAATTGCTGTGATTGCTGCTTTTGGAATCTTATTGTTTCCAACTATAAAATGCATATCTCTGAAAGTGATTGAATTCATCGAAGCCGCCTATGATTTGGTTAGAGATGAAATGATGATATCTCCAATGATATATGGATCCATAGGACTTGGTTTTTCTTGTTCTGCAATAGCTGCTTGGATTTTGCTTCTTTGTACAACTAGAAAATGTGGGAACCCTCACTGTAAAGGGCTCAATAAGGCCACCGAATTCGATATTCAGTTGGAAACCGAGGAGTGTGTTAAGAACTTGTGCCCTACGGTTAAAGATGGTGTTTCCAAAGGACTTCTCCAATTGCTGCACAATCGTCACAAGGAATTGGAAGCTGAGTTAAAGAGGCTGGCACCGGTTAATGGAAGAGCAGTGCTTGTGTTTCGAGCTAAATGTGGATGTTCCGTTGGCAGATTGGAGGTTCCGGGACTGAAGAAGCAAAGAAAGATCAAGAAATAG
- the LOC107937407 gene encoding uncharacterized protein, with amino-acid sequence MDENVIKNQRYLEHDLDTLLNSNSLTSFVSFVKLYIRKVVLEFYANLLRSVTDDQSEFYKKVFVRGRWYNFNPTLIRKVLNCYCQNMVELEESLDIIASIITNNVHLTWLDKIRASSLTTVYAALFVITTRNWLPNSQRDAVSKKVAVLIRKVVKMVEFDLSQLVFDEVVRHAKKVHASGLRENTSQLIQQTSMMRYLKWQLKCLLSQAL; translated from the exons ATGGAtgaaaatgttataaaaaatcAAAG GTACCTAGAGCATGACTTAGACACTCTCCTCAACAGCAATAGCCTTACTAGCTTTGTCAGCTTTGTGAAGCTTTATATAAGGAAAGTGGTGCTCGAGTTCTATGCCAATTTGTTGAGGAGCGTCACTGATGACCAGAGTGAATTCTACAAAAAAGTGTTTGTTCGAGGGAGATGGTACAATTTCAATCCTACTCTGATCAGGAAAGTGCTCAACTGCTACTGCCAGAACATGGTGGAGTTGGAGGAATCATTGGACATAATAGCCTCCATCATTACCAACAATGTCCATCTCACTTGGCTTGATAAGATTCGAGCCTCATCCCTGACCACTGTCTATGCTGCCTTGTTTGTCATTACTACAAGGAATTGGTTGCCCAATAGCCAAAGGGATGCAGTAAGTAAGAAAGTTGCAGTGTTGATTAGAAAGGTTGTTAAGATGGTGGAGTTTGACCTAAGCCAGTTGGTCTTTGATGAAGTGGTCAGGCACGCAAAGAAAGTACATGCAAG TGGCTTGAGGGAAAACACATCTCAACTGATCCAACAAACCAGCATGATGAGGTATCTAAAGTGGCAGTTGAAATGCCTACTTTCGCAGGCACTTTGA